A genomic region of Luteolibacter sp. Y139 contains the following coding sequences:
- a CDS encoding AAA family ATPase, with product MDGYIGRQAERREFTELLKKRTASLVTCQGRRRVGKSRFIEECAAAANHFLSFIGLPPREGITKQEQLDSFSGHLTKQTAAPRVVLPDWPTAFQLLASQLPTKGSVVVLLDEISWMAIGDQDFAGHLKTAWDQLFSKIPGLTLVLCGSVSSWIEENILNSTGFVGRCSWQFHLKPLPLAECVAFWGKRASRVAAADKWRVLAVTGGVPSYLEQIVPTRSAEENIERLCFHQGGMLFHEFERIFHDIFTRRAATCRDIVSTLVSGPKSLQQISEALERERGGSLGDALTDLELAGFLRKDRFFDPATGKTRPRDHRYRIADNYLRFYLKYIEPAKERILKGLYQRQPIETLEAWDAIMGHQFETLVLDSLDEVFERLGLKNRAVLNAGPYAQGKTLRLQACQVDLMIRTRQAVYVCELKFRRHIGPGVIDEVREKVARLKLPKTQTVRTILIHSGELDPSIEASDYFDHLLNADEWVMG from the coding sequence ATGGACGGCTACATCGGCAGGCAGGCGGAGCGCCGTGAATTCACCGAACTCCTGAAAAAAAGAACCGCCTCTCTGGTGACCTGCCAAGGTCGCCGGAGGGTCGGCAAGAGCCGTTTCATCGAAGAGTGTGCCGCAGCAGCCAATCATTTCCTCTCCTTCATCGGCCTGCCGCCGCGCGAAGGAATCACCAAACAGGAACAGCTCGATTCCTTCTCCGGCCATCTAACAAAACAGACCGCGGCTCCGCGCGTGGTGCTGCCGGATTGGCCCACTGCCTTCCAACTCCTCGCCAGCCAACTTCCTACAAAAGGCTCGGTGGTTGTGCTGCTCGATGAGATTTCCTGGATGGCCATCGGTGACCAGGACTTCGCCGGTCATTTGAAAACCGCGTGGGACCAGCTTTTCTCCAAAATCCCTGGCCTAACCCTCGTCCTGTGCGGCTCGGTATCCTCATGGATCGAGGAAAACATCCTCAATAGCACCGGCTTTGTCGGACGCTGTTCGTGGCAATTCCATCTCAAGCCGCTGCCGCTCGCCGAATGCGTCGCCTTCTGGGGAAAGCGCGCTTCCCGGGTGGCCGCCGCCGACAAATGGCGCGTCCTCGCCGTCACCGGCGGCGTGCCCAGCTATCTCGAGCAGATCGTGCCCACCCGCAGTGCCGAGGAAAATATCGAGCGCCTCTGCTTTCATCAGGGCGGCATGCTCTTCCACGAATTCGAGCGCATCTTCCATGATATCTTCACCCGCCGCGCCGCGACCTGCCGGGACATCGTCAGCACGCTGGTGAGCGGACCGAAATCCCTTCAGCAAATCAGCGAGGCACTCGAACGCGAACGCGGCGGCAGCCTCGGCGACGCGCTCACCGATCTGGAACTCGCCGGCTTCCTCCGCAAGGACCGCTTCTTCGACCCCGCCACCGGCAAGACCCGCCCTCGCGATCACCGCTACCGCATCGCTGACAACTACCTCCGCTTTTACCTGAAGTACATCGAACCGGCCAAGGAACGCATCCTCAAGGGACTCTATCAGCGCCAGCCCATCGAGACGCTGGAAGCCTGGGACGCCATCATGGGCCATCAGTTCGAGACGCTCGTGCTCGATAGCCTCGACGAGGTCTTCGAGCGCCTCGGCTTAAAAAACCGCGCCGTCCTCAATGCCGGTCCCTATGCCCAAGGCAAAACCCTGCGCCTGCAGGCCTGTCAGGTCGACCTCATGATCCGGACCCGCCAGGCGGTCTACGTCTGCGAGCTGAAATTCCGCCGTCACATCGGCCCGGGCGTAATCGACGAAGTCCGCGAAAAGGTCGCCCGCCTGAAGCTGCCGAAAACCCAGACCGTCCGCACCATTCTGATCCATTCCGGCGAACTGGACCCATCCATTGAGGCATCGGATTATTTCGACCACCTTCTCAATGCCGATGAGTGGGTGATGGGATAA
- a CDS encoding GMC family oxidoreductase, translating to MATNLNLKGKAEHTYDAIVVGSGISGGWAAKELCEKGLKTLVLERGRDVKHIEGYDTTMSAPWQLSHLNRPTRQMLEDQKVQNRTGYTVTPAHGQYFVNDKENPYIEEKRFDWMRGYHKGGRSLLWGKQSYRLSPMDFEANAKDGIAIPWPINYADLAPWYDHAEKFAGISGSLEGLDQLPDGIFQPPMALTPAELDFKKAVEAKWPGRKVIPGRVAHLTAPTPEQLALGRSSCMYRNLCMRGCPYGAYFSSQAATLKAAENTGNMTLRPHSIVHSVIFDDETDKAIGVRLIDELTKETTEFFAKIIFLNASTVASTAILMHSKSKRFPEGMDESGSLGRNLMDHHLGVGATGVFEEHLDKITYGRRPNGIYIPRYRNHTEKPTRSYLRGYGYQGGGLRQGWTRQIDGFGEEFKKQLTSFGPWGVGIGGFGECLPYADNRIWLHPDKTDQWGLPLVVANAAFRENEINMRLDMRDDAVAMLEAMGAKDIQSYNNEPAIGLGIHEMGTARMGDSPKNSVLNKWNQVWGAPNVFCTDGSAMTSAGCQNPSLTYMALTARAVDHAVSEAKKGNI from the coding sequence ATGGCCACCAACCTCAATCTCAAGGGCAAGGCGGAGCATACCTACGACGCCATCGTCGTCGGCTCCGGGATCTCCGGCGGCTGGGCTGCCAAGGAGCTGTGCGAAAAAGGACTCAAGACGCTGGTGCTCGAGCGCGGCCGCGACGTGAAGCACATCGAGGGCTACGACACCACGATGAGCGCGCCGTGGCAGCTCTCCCACCTCAACCGGCCCACCCGCCAGATGCTGGAGGACCAAAAGGTCCAGAACCGCACCGGCTACACCGTGACGCCCGCCCACGGGCAGTACTTCGTCAACGACAAGGAGAACCCCTACATCGAGGAAAAGCGCTTCGACTGGATGCGCGGCTACCACAAGGGCGGCCGCTCGCTCCTGTGGGGCAAGCAGAGCTACCGGCTCTCGCCCATGGACTTCGAAGCGAATGCCAAGGACGGCATCGCCATCCCGTGGCCGATCAATTACGCCGACCTCGCCCCGTGGTATGACCACGCCGAGAAGTTCGCCGGCATCAGCGGCTCGCTCGAAGGCCTCGACCAACTCCCCGACGGCATCTTCCAGCCGCCGATGGCACTCACTCCCGCCGAGCTCGATTTCAAGAAGGCCGTCGAAGCGAAGTGGCCGGGCCGCAAGGTCATCCCCGGCCGCGTGGCGCATCTCACCGCACCGACCCCCGAGCAGCTCGCCCTCGGCCGTTCCTCCTGCATGTACCGGAATCTCTGCATGCGCGGCTGTCCCTACGGCGCGTATTTCAGTAGTCAGGCCGCCACGCTGAAGGCCGCGGAGAACACGGGGAACATGACCCTGCGCCCGCACTCGATCGTCCACTCGGTAATCTTCGACGATGAGACGGACAAGGCCATCGGCGTCCGCTTGATCGACGAGCTCACCAAGGAAACCACCGAGTTCTTCGCCAAGATCATCTTCCTCAATGCCTCGACCGTCGCCTCCACCGCGATCCTGATGCATTCGAAATCCAAGCGCTTCCCCGAAGGCATGGACGAGAGCGGCTCGCTCGGCCGCAACCTGATGGACCACCACCTCGGCGTCGGTGCCACCGGCGTCTTCGAGGAACACCTCGACAAGATCACCTACGGCCGCCGTCCGAACGGCATCTATATTCCGCGTTACCGCAATCACACCGAGAAGCCCACCCGCAGTTACCTCCGCGGCTACGGCTATCAGGGCGGCGGCCTTCGCCAAGGATGGACACGGCAGATCGACGGCTTCGGCGAGGAATTCAAAAAGCAGCTCACTTCATTTGGCCCGTGGGGCGTGGGCATCGGAGGTTTTGGCGAATGCCTGCCCTACGCCGACAACCGCATCTGGCTCCATCCCGACAAGACCGACCAGTGGGGCCTGCCACTCGTTGTCGCCAACGCGGCGTTCCGCGAGAACGAGATCAACATGCGCCTCGATATGCGCGACGACGCCGTCGCGATGCTGGAGGCGATGGGCGCCAAGGACATCCAGTCCTACAACAACGAGCCCGCCATCGGCCTCGGCATTCACGAGATGGGCACCGCCCGCATGGGTGACTCGCCGAAGAATTCGGTGCTCAACAAGTGGAACCAAGTCTGGGGCGCGCCGAACGTCTTTTGCACCGACGGTTCCGCGATGACCTCCGCCGGTTGCCAAAACCCCTCCCTCACCTACATGGCGCTGACAGCCAGGGCCGTGGACCACGCGGTCAGCGAGGCGAAGAAGGGCAATATCTGA
- the rseP gene encoding RIP metalloprotease RseP — protein sequence MASLSTIPQIALLILVILVVFNLIIFVHELGHYWAAKWRGLKIDRFQIWFGKPIWSKTINGVQWGLGWIPAGGFVALPQMAPMETIEGGNLDREPLPAIKPIDKIIVAFAGPLFSFLLALTAAIGVSIVGKPKDFAPTQTIAEVMEGSPGEKAGLKAGDRITHINGSPVNGWDGRLDSIFTQIVTSEGDDINFTVERPGEAKPLQLTSHFEIPPTRWWQRKALRQVGIQPETGWVYAGNALKGSPAEAAGVEDGDRLVSMDGKEFTNPDEVVTYIRSKGETPIKFVFERKEQLVEMTIRPRVPLKPEGKNAMLGLSFQPGIVYENHIFKPSAGEQISDTLKQMWLTITRVISPKSSLGVGHLSGPVGIFKLQYRMLRMDHPVQRILGFMVLLNINLAILNMLPFPVLDGGHITLALLEQLKGRPVRAKLLEYVQIGFAMLLFSVMIFVTSKDIGDGIQPGDETKKPEEYVFPAN from the coding sequence ATGGCATCCCTCAGCACCATTCCGCAGATCGCCCTCCTGATTCTGGTGATCCTCGTGGTCTTCAATTTGATCATTTTCGTTCACGAACTCGGCCACTACTGGGCGGCAAAGTGGCGCGGTCTGAAGATCGACCGCTTCCAAATCTGGTTTGGCAAGCCGATCTGGAGCAAGACCATCAATGGCGTGCAATGGGGTCTCGGCTGGATTCCGGCCGGTGGTTTCGTCGCGCTACCGCAGATGGCCCCGATGGAAACGATCGAGGGCGGCAACCTGGATCGCGAGCCGCTGCCGGCGATCAAGCCGATCGACAAGATCATCGTCGCCTTTGCCGGTCCGCTGTTTTCGTTCCTGCTGGCGCTGACTGCGGCGATCGGCGTTTCCATTGTTGGCAAGCCGAAGGATTTCGCGCCGACGCAAACGATCGCCGAGGTGATGGAAGGTAGCCCAGGTGAAAAGGCCGGCCTGAAGGCGGGCGACCGGATCACCCACATCAATGGCAGCCCCGTCAATGGCTGGGACGGCCGCCTGGACAGCATCTTCACGCAGATCGTCACCAGTGAGGGTGATGACATCAACTTCACCGTGGAGCGTCCCGGCGAGGCCAAGCCGCTGCAGCTGACTTCTCATTTCGAAATTCCGCCGACCCGCTGGTGGCAGCGGAAGGCGCTGCGGCAAGTGGGCATCCAGCCGGAAACCGGCTGGGTCTATGCCGGTAACGCGCTCAAGGGCTCGCCTGCGGAAGCCGCCGGCGTGGAAGACGGCGACCGGCTCGTCTCCATGGACGGGAAGGAATTCACCAATCCAGATGAGGTCGTGACCTACATCCGCTCGAAGGGTGAGACGCCGATCAAGTTCGTCTTCGAGCGCAAGGAACAGCTGGTCGAGATGACCATCCGTCCGCGCGTCCCGCTCAAACCGGAGGGCAAGAATGCCATGCTCGGGCTGAGCTTCCAGCCGGGCATCGTCTACGAGAACCACATCTTCAAGCCGAGCGCCGGAGAGCAGATCTCCGATACCCTGAAGCAGATGTGGCTGACCATCACCCGGGTGATTTCGCCGAAGTCGAGCCTGGGGGTGGGCCACCTCAGCGGCCCGGTCGGAATCTTCAAGCTGCAGTACCGGATGCTGCGGATGGATCACCCGGTGCAGCGCATCCTCGGTTTCATGGTGCTGCTCAATATCAATCTCGCGATCCTGAACATGCTGCCCTTCCCGGTGCTGGATGGCGGGCACATCACGCTTGCATTGCTTGAGCAGCTGAAGGGCCGCCCGGTGCGTGCGAAGCTTCTGGAATACGTGCAGATCGGCTTCGCGATGCTGCTCTTCAGCGTGATGATCTTCGTCACCAGCAAGGACATCGGGGACGGGATCCAGCCGGGTGACGAAACAAAGAAGCCCGAGGAGTACGTGTTCCCGGCGAATTGA
- a CDS encoding gluconate 2-dehydrogenase subunit 3 family protein — protein MDRREILKVMALTFGGSLALPESAFAKLAEPFDPSKLTFFTKPQRELVAVLAETIIPKTDTPGAIDAGVPALIELIAQDCLPESDQKVILEGLGTVETHAADQSKKPFAQLATAERITLLTAMENEAKQAGNTKAFIRQFKDLTKFCFVNSEIGATQAFEFTLVPGRWDAAMDLKPGQKAYSI, from the coding sequence ATGGACCGCCGGGAAATCCTCAAAGTCATGGCGCTCACCTTCGGCGGCTCACTTGCCCTGCCGGAGAGCGCCTTCGCCAAGCTCGCCGAACCATTCGATCCGTCGAAGCTAACCTTTTTCACCAAGCCCCAGCGCGAACTCGTCGCGGTCCTTGCGGAGACGATCATCCCGAAAACCGACACTCCGGGAGCGATCGATGCCGGCGTTCCCGCGCTGATCGAACTGATCGCCCAGGATTGCCTGCCCGAAAGCGATCAGAAGGTGATCCTCGAAGGTCTCGGCACCGTGGAAACCCACGCCGCGGATCAGTCCAAGAAGCCCTTTGCCCAGCTCGCGACCGCGGAGCGCATCACCCTGCTAACCGCCATGGAGAACGAGGCGAAGCAAGCCGGGAACACCAAGGCCTTCATCCGCCAGTTCAAGGACCTCACCAAGTTCTGCTTCGTGAACTCCGAGATCGGTGCGACCCAGGCCTTCGAGTTCACCCTCGTCCCCGGACGTTGGGATGCCGCCATGGACCTCAAGCCCGGCCAGAAGGCCTACTCGATCTGA
- a CDS encoding DNRLRE domain-containing protein: MKNPAFRHLLAAALLSATASAVTLPASEDSSSTNGTLTAAGHKATTLAVSSSRRAFVFFDTSQLPANASIRYARLRIFVPKLTATGNGLQVHQVTGAWSESAVSAEPAFNPAPLGTIPANQLPAKGFASVDVTSAVTAWLTTPASNEGLAIAAVPGASTANLTLGSKEGSSTGYPAELEVELDSGKVVIQGNGGTTYQMAPSADNLLLQKITGGGSNPVLTVDGATNDVRIGIGGKLFALGDNSVRIDGALSLEATTFNTNFNANDSTCVFFCNTASNNLTITLPAASGRAGRFYFFKKISSSNALTIATSGGNSIDSAASIVLTTNNSCRMVMSNGSNWFVMSSL, encoded by the coding sequence ATGAAAAACCCAGCATTCCGCCATCTTCTTGCCGCCGCTTTGCTCAGTGCCACCGCCTCCGCGGTCACCCTGCCCGCGAGCGAGGACAGCTCCAGCACCAACGGCACTCTGACCGCCGCCGGGCACAAGGCGACCACGCTGGCGGTGAGTTCCTCGCGCCGCGCCTTTGTTTTCTTCGATACGTCCCAGCTGCCGGCCAATGCCAGCATTCGCTACGCCCGGTTGCGGATCTTCGTGCCGAAACTGACCGCGACCGGCAATGGCCTGCAGGTTCATCAAGTGACCGGCGCCTGGAGCGAGTCGGCAGTCTCCGCCGAGCCCGCCTTCAATCCGGCCCCGCTCGGCACGATCCCCGCGAACCAGCTCCCGGCGAAAGGATTCGCCTCCGTGGACGTGACCAGCGCGGTGACTGCATGGCTCACCACACCGGCTAGCAACGAGGGCCTGGCCATCGCCGCCGTGCCAGGAGCATCGACGGCAAACCTCACGCTCGGCTCCAAGGAAGGCAGTAGCACCGGCTACCCTGCCGAACTGGAGGTGGAGCTGGATTCCGGCAAGGTGGTCATCCAAGGCAACGGAGGCACGACCTACCAGATGGCTCCTTCGGCAGACAACTTGTTGCTTCAAAAGATCACCGGCGGAGGAAGCAATCCGGTGCTCACCGTCGACGGAGCAACCAATGACGTCCGGATCGGCATCGGTGGCAAACTCTTCGCGCTCGGAGACAACTCGGTGAGGATCGATGGTGCCTTGAGCCTCGAGGCCACCACTTTCAACACGAACTTCAACGCCAACGACTCGACCTGCGTGTTTTTCTGCAACACCGCATCGAACAATCTCACCATCACCCTGCCCGCCGCGAGCGGCCGGGCGGGACGGTTCTATTTCTTCAAGAAGATCAGTTCGAGCAATGCTCTGACGATCGCTACGTCCGGCGGCAATTCGATCGACAGCGCAGCATCGATCGTCCTGACAACGAACAATTCCTGCCGCATGGTGATGAGCAACGGATCGAACTGGTTCGTGATGTCCTCCCTCTAG
- a CDS encoding S9 family peptidase, whose amino-acid sequence MKFRPALLATCLLITVAHADHGNLADFNELTGRWYGVAKTKVLNESIDVRWAPDDSAVFYQLETADGKHAMKLNPATGKADAATDKDPVPEARPEERRGNRRRDRPGPRGSWKSPDARWEVSLRNGELILRDTKENSERSLAKADAAGAFAGEPLWAPDSSRFAMWKEKDVEERVVHYIESSPKDQLQPKHFTNSYPKPGDVIDTRAPWVFFTGKDEPIAADPKLIENPFECDNLAWRGDSKRLTFEFTERGFGKHNVIEIDSATRQQRVLVREESDTFVFVSGNSFRRDLNDGEEILWMSERDGWKHLYLLDGRDGSTKRQLTKGEWIVREVVNVDEENREVLLKISGCYKDQDPYYIHYARVSIDTGKLIPLTQANGTHDRFERSPGGKYYTCRWSRVNKSPVTELRSWADGKLIATLAEADDSKLRATGWPLAEPFASKDRDGKFDIYGVVCLPPDFDPAKKYPVIEHIYAGPQDSFVPKAWNPWMIPKHEVAVHGFIVVQIDGKGTANRCAEFHHFCYKNLKDAGFPDRIAWLKEAAKKWPQMDLDRVGIFGGSAGGQNALGALLFHGDFYKAAAADCGCHDNRMDKIWWNEQWMDWPVGPEYADNSNVTHAKNLKGALLLTVGEVDTNVDPSSTYQVINALIAADKDFEFLPMTGKNHGSGEERYGQRRRVDFFRAHLGGPR is encoded by the coding sequence ATGAAATTCCGTCCAGCCCTCCTTGCCACCTGCCTCCTCATCACGGTGGCGCACGCCGACCACGGCAATCTCGCCGACTTCAATGAGCTCACCGGCCGCTGGTACGGCGTGGCCAAGACCAAAGTCCTCAACGAATCCATCGATGTCCGTTGGGCTCCCGACGACTCGGCCGTCTTCTATCAGCTGGAGACGGCGGACGGGAAACACGCGATGAAATTGAACCCGGCCACCGGCAAGGCGGACGCCGCCACCGACAAGGACCCGGTGCCCGAAGCCCGCCCGGAGGAGCGCCGCGGAAACCGCCGCCGCGATCGCCCCGGCCCGCGCGGCTCATGGAAGTCCCCGGACGCTCGCTGGGAAGTCTCGCTGCGCAATGGCGAGCTCATCCTGCGCGATACCAAGGAAAACTCCGAGCGCTCCCTCGCGAAGGCCGATGCCGCGGGTGCCTTCGCCGGCGAACCGCTGTGGGCCCCGGATTCGTCCCGCTTCGCGATGTGGAAGGAAAAGGACGTCGAGGAACGGGTGGTCCACTACATCGAGTCCTCACCGAAGGACCAGCTCCAGCCGAAGCACTTCACCAACTCCTACCCCAAGCCGGGCGACGTGATCGACACCCGCGCGCCGTGGGTCTTCTTCACCGGCAAGGACGAACCCATCGCCGCCGATCCAAAGCTGATCGAGAACCCTTTCGAGTGCGACAATCTCGCGTGGCGCGGCGACTCGAAGCGCCTGACCTTCGAGTTCACCGAGCGCGGCTTCGGCAAGCACAACGTCATCGAGATCGACAGCGCCACCCGCCAGCAGCGCGTGCTCGTCCGCGAGGAAAGCGACACCTTCGTCTTCGTGTCCGGCAACTCCTTCCGCCGCGACCTCAACGATGGCGAGGAGATTCTCTGGATGTCCGAGCGCGATGGCTGGAAGCACCTCTACCTGCTCGATGGCCGCGACGGCTCCACCAAGCGCCAGCTTACCAAGGGCGAATGGATCGTCCGCGAGGTCGTGAACGTGGATGAGGAAAACCGCGAGGTGCTCCTGAAAATCTCCGGCTGCTACAAGGATCAGGACCCCTACTACATCCACTACGCCCGCGTCTCGATCGACACCGGCAAGCTGATCCCGCTTACCCAGGCAAACGGCACGCACGATCGCTTCGAGCGTTCGCCCGGTGGGAAATACTACACTTGCCGTTGGTCGCGGGTGAACAAGTCACCCGTCACCGAACTCCGGAGCTGGGCCGACGGCAAACTCATCGCCACCCTCGCCGAAGCGGACGACTCGAAACTCCGCGCCACCGGCTGGCCGCTGGCCGAGCCCTTCGCCTCCAAGGATCGCGACGGCAAGTTCGACATTTATGGCGTCGTTTGCCTGCCGCCTGACTTCGACCCCGCGAAGAAATACCCGGTCATCGAGCACATCTACGCCGGTCCTCAGGACTCTTTCGTCCCGAAAGCTTGGAACCCATGGATGATCCCGAAGCACGAGGTTGCGGTCCACGGATTCATCGTGGTGCAGATCGATGGCAAGGGCACCGCCAACCGCTGCGCGGAATTCCATCACTTCTGCTACAAGAATCTCAAGGACGCCGGCTTCCCCGACCGCATTGCATGGCTGAAAGAGGCCGCGAAAAAATGGCCGCAGATGGACCTCGACCGCGTCGGCATCTTCGGCGGCTCGGCCGGCGGCCAGAATGCCCTCGGCGCCCTCCTCTTTCACGGCGACTTCTACAAGGCCGCCGCCGCCGACTGCGGCTGCCATGACAACCGCATGGATAAGATCTGGTGGAACGAGCAGTGGATGGATTGGCCCGTCGGCCCGGAATACGCCGACAACTCGAACGTCACCCACGCCAAGAACCTCAAAGGCGCCTTGCTCCTCACCGTCGGCGAGGTCGACACCAACGTGGACCCCTCCTCCACCTATCAGGTCATCAATGCCCTGATCGCCGCCGACAAGGACTTCGAGTTCCTCCCCATGACCGGCAAGAACCACGGCTCCGGCGAGGAACGCTACGGCCAACGCCGCCGCGTTGATTTCTTCCGCGCCCACCTCGGTGGCCCGCGCTGA
- a CDS encoding UxaA family hydrolase produces the protein MNRIFLLHPEDPVAVALADLPEGEALPGGAAVRGSVPRGHKVALRDIAEGGAVFKYGQVIGHATRAIAAGEHVHSHNLGMSDHTDDYAHGSLAKPTAYVPEDQRDTFMGYRRGDGKTGTRNYVGIISSVNCSATVAHHVVREVEKRGLLENFPNVDAVIAITHGLGCCISNRNEAFAMLQRTIWGHVRHPNFGAVMMVGLGCETNQIPAMVEAFGKPPSGSMHYMTIQQMGGTRKTIEACIEKLLSDVLPAANQARREEVPASELIVALQCGGSDGLSGITANPALGLAVDRLVAQGGSAVLAETPEVYGAEHLLTRRAVRPEVGEALIERIRWWEDYAAKLDGEINNNPTPGNKAGGLTTILEKSLGAVCKAGSTNLVSVLRYAEPVKERGMSMMDTPGYDPMGVTGQVAGGSNLLCFTTGRGSVFGYKPTPSIKIATNTPMFRHMEEDMDINAGTIADGEETHEQVADRIYQEILRVASGGQSKSEALGFGDCEFVPWNISAQM, from the coding sequence ATGAACCGCATCTTCCTGCTTCATCCCGAGGACCCTGTCGCCGTCGCCCTTGCCGATTTGCCTGAGGGCGAGGCCTTGCCCGGTGGCGCGGCCGTCCGTGGCAGCGTGCCGCGCGGGCACAAGGTGGCGCTGCGCGACATCGCGGAAGGGGGTGCGGTTTTCAAATACGGCCAGGTGATCGGCCATGCGACGCGGGCCATCGCCGCGGGTGAGCACGTCCACAGCCACAATCTCGGCATGTCGGACCACACCGACGACTATGCCCACGGAAGCCTGGCGAAGCCGACAGCCTACGTGCCGGAGGACCAGCGCGATACCTTCATGGGCTATCGCCGTGGCGACGGGAAGACCGGCACGCGCAACTACGTCGGCATCATTTCCTCGGTGAACTGCTCGGCCACCGTGGCGCACCACGTGGTGCGCGAGGTCGAGAAGCGCGGGCTGTTAGAAAATTTCCCCAACGTCGATGCCGTGATCGCGATCACCCATGGCCTCGGCTGCTGCATCTCCAATCGCAACGAGGCCTTCGCGATGCTCCAGCGCACGATCTGGGGTCACGTGCGCCACCCGAACTTCGGCGCGGTGATGATGGTCGGTCTCGGTTGCGAGACGAACCAGATCCCGGCGATGGTGGAGGCCTTCGGTAAGCCGCCTTCAGGCAGCATGCACTACATGACCATCCAACAGATGGGCGGCACGCGGAAGACCATCGAGGCGTGTATTGAAAAGCTCCTTTCTGACGTCTTGCCCGCTGCGAACCAGGCACGACGTGAAGAAGTGCCAGCGAGCGAACTCATCGTGGCGCTGCAGTGCGGTGGCTCGGATGGCTTGTCAGGGATCACGGCGAATCCCGCGCTGGGTCTCGCGGTAGACCGGCTGGTGGCGCAGGGCGGCTCGGCGGTGCTTGCCGAAACGCCGGAGGTTTATGGGGCGGAGCATTTGCTCACGCGTCGTGCCGTGCGTCCGGAAGTCGGTGAGGCACTCATCGAGCGTATCCGCTGGTGGGAAGACTACGCTGCGAAGCTGGATGGCGAGATCAACAATAACCCGACGCCGGGCAACAAGGCCGGCGGGCTTACCACGATCCTCGAGAAGTCCCTCGGCGCCGTGTGCAAGGCGGGGTCCACGAATCTGGTCTCGGTGCTCCGCTATGCCGAGCCGGTAAAGGAGCGTGGCATGTCGATGATGGATACTCCCGGCTACGATCCGATGGGCGTGACCGGACAGGTCGCGGGTGGCTCGAATCTGCTGTGCTTCACGACCGGTCGTGGCTCGGTCTTCGGCTACAAGCCGACGCCGTCCATCAAGATCGCGACGAATACTCCGATGTTCCGCCACATGGAGGAAGACATGGACATCAACGCCGGGACGATTGCGGACGGCGAGGAAACGCACGAACAGGTCGCGGATCGCATCTATCAGGAGATCCTGCGCGTCGCCAGCGGGGGCCAGAGCAAGTCCGAGGCGCTGGGCTTCGGTGACTGTGAGTTCGTGCCCTGGAATATCTCGGCGCAGATGTGA
- a CDS encoding formylglycine-generating enzyme family protein: MRRVLLLTMLGFAAFASAADTKLEQGKNDHRLVRVPAGEYALGSAEHRFNKPHRFKTDGFLISDAETTNAEFAAFVKATSYVTTAEKTGWSLSGGEGSAEWEWKRVDGANWRLPFGPDGPAAEKLPDHPVTQISGEDARAYCRWVGGRLPTIDEWETAARAGAGTPYPWGAEFSAKACNVWNGETHLKNTREDGFVLTAPVRSFPPNAWGLHDVIGNVFEYCEGHAPWMESNITETRICGRGGSWWCSENSCHFYNLLDIGSMAKGASLPNQGFRVVFDLPAKPAPDSPVK, from the coding sequence ATGAGGCGGGTGCTGCTGCTGACGATGCTTGGCTTTGCCGCGTTCGCGAGTGCGGCGGATACCAAGCTGGAGCAGGGGAAGAATGATCACCGTCTGGTGCGGGTGCCGGCGGGCGAATACGCGCTGGGTTCCGCCGAGCATCGCTTCAACAAGCCGCATCGTTTCAAAACGGATGGCTTTCTGATCTCCGATGCGGAGACGACGAATGCGGAGTTCGCTGCCTTCGTCAAAGCGACCAGCTATGTCACCACTGCCGAGAAGACCGGCTGGAGTCTCTCCGGTGGTGAGGGCAGTGCGGAATGGGAATGGAAGCGTGTGGATGGCGCGAATTGGCGGCTGCCTTTCGGTCCGGATGGTCCTGCTGCGGAAAAGCTTCCGGATCATCCGGTGACGCAGATCTCGGGTGAAGATGCGCGGGCGTATTGCCGTTGGGTGGGTGGTCGATTGCCGACGATCGATGAATGGGAGACTGCCGCCCGGGCGGGTGCGGGCACGCCTTACCCGTGGGGCGCGGAGTTTTCCGCAAAGGCCTGCAATGTCTGGAACGGGGAGACGCACCTCAAGAACACGCGCGAGGATGGCTTCGTGCTGACCGCACCGGTGCGCAGCTTTCCGCCGAATGCGTGGGGGCTGCACGATGTGATCGGCAATGTCTTCGAATACTGCGAAGGCCACGCGCCGTGGATGGAGAGCAATATCACCGAGACGCGCATCTGCGGACGCGGTGGCTCGTGGTGGTGTTCGGAGAATTCCTGCCACTTCTACAACCTGCTCGATATCGGCAGCATGGCGAAGGGGGCTTCGTTGCCGAATCAGGGGTTTCGGGTGGTCTTCGATCTTCCTGCGAAGCCCGCGCCGGATTCGCCGGTGAAGTAA